A DNA window from Luteolibacter luteus contains the following coding sequences:
- a CDS encoding SPFH and helix-turn-helix domain-containing protein, with amino-acid sequence MGLMDFIKGELLEIIEWQDDSRDTIAWRFPDDDKAIKNGAQLIVRESQTAQFLYLGQFGDTFGPGKHTLTTDNIPVLTRIKGWKYGFQSPFKADVYFVNTRLFTGNKWGTANPIMLRDADLGIVRARAYGTYDFKVVNVQTFLKEVAGSDHDFRVDEFADTMRSRVVSIFSDALANAHVPVFDVATRYTDLGEALLPLINPVISTKYGIEVSSFIVENVSVPPEVEEAIDKRSAMSAIGNLNDYVKYQMGQGMAAGGGGGAAGTASELAVGFAVAKELMQQGGLTGNAPPPLPGAVPAAAAAAPANPDVLDPATVARMLGVSEADVMAEIESGALAAKKIGSSYRVTRAALDAFLAH; translated from the coding sequence GATGACAAGGCGATCAAGAACGGCGCACAGCTGATCGTGCGGGAGAGCCAGACGGCCCAATTCCTCTACCTCGGGCAGTTTGGAGATACCTTCGGCCCGGGCAAGCACACGCTGACCACCGATAACATCCCGGTGCTGACCCGCATCAAGGGCTGGAAGTACGGCTTCCAGAGCCCCTTTAAGGCGGACGTCTACTTCGTCAACACCCGCCTCTTCACCGGCAACAAGTGGGGCACCGCGAATCCGATCATGCTGCGGGATGCCGATCTCGGCATAGTCCGCGCCCGTGCCTACGGCACCTATGACTTCAAGGTGGTAAACGTGCAGACCTTCCTGAAGGAAGTCGCTGGCTCCGATCATGATTTCCGCGTGGATGAATTCGCGGACACCATGCGTTCCCGCGTGGTCAGCATCTTCTCCGATGCACTGGCAAACGCGCACGTCCCGGTCTTCGACGTGGCAACCCGCTACACCGATCTCGGCGAGGCACTCCTGCCACTGATCAATCCGGTGATCTCCACGAAGTACGGCATCGAGGTCTCCTCCTTCATCGTCGAGAACGTCAGCGTCCCGCCGGAAGTCGAGGAAGCGATCGACAAGCGCTCGGCCATGTCGGCGATCGGAAATCTCAACGACTACGTGAAGTACCAGATGGGCCAGGGCATGGCCGCGGGTGGTGGCGGAGGCGCCGCCGGCACCGCGAGCGAACTGGCCGTGGGCTTCGCCGTGGCGAAGGAACTCATGCAGCAAGGCGGCCTCACCGGGAATGCCCCGCCGCCCCTGCCGGGTGCGGTGCCTGCCGCAGCGGCAGCAGCCCCGGCCAATCCCGACGTTCTGGATCCGGCAACGGTGGCGCGCATGCTGGGCGTCTCCGAAGCGGACGTGATGGCCGAGATTGAATCCGGAGCCCTCGCGGCCAAGAAGATCGGCTCCAGCTACCGCGTGACCCGCGCCGCGCTCGATGCCTTCCTCGCCCACTGA
- a CDS encoding TFIIB-type zinc ribbon-containing protein codes for MPEEDESAPPIEVPKKRMPPPAPGERGVAAEVRSLERHVCPECGGKAEWDPGKAELVCPYCGTHFPRVGPPPLPNSIVEHDLDQTLSELGEKGHNVDTTTRRVQCSNCHAVLVRSADTVAQHCDFCGSPELLDYQDIHSPIKPESLLPAVVSQEKAYHSLKAFLGARWFAPNDLKRRNLVDRIHRVYLPYWTFDSSAECPWTAESGTYYYVTVRDRDANGNMVTRQERRIRWRPASGHVSTWFDDVVISGSRGLDTELLQKLEPFPTKDLVPYETRYVSGWQVEHYQVPLFDAARMGFGTMEGMLREMCGHEVPGDTYRNLQIYPEFSDKTFKHILVPIWLLAYQYRGKTWQGAVNAVTGSTHARFPISAWKVAFVTLLVIAVIVLILVLSQR; via the coding sequence ATGCCGGAGGAGGACGAAAGCGCCCCGCCGATCGAGGTGCCGAAGAAACGCATGCCGCCCCCGGCACCCGGTGAGCGCGGCGTGGCGGCGGAGGTGCGTTCGCTCGAACGTCACGTCTGTCCCGAATGCGGTGGCAAGGCGGAATGGGATCCGGGCAAGGCGGAGCTGGTCTGCCCCTACTGCGGGACGCACTTCCCGCGCGTGGGTCCCCCGCCCCTGCCGAACTCGATCGTCGAACACGACCTGGACCAGACCCTCTCCGAACTCGGCGAGAAGGGCCACAACGTCGATACGACCACGCGTCGCGTGCAATGCAGCAATTGCCACGCGGTGCTGGTTCGTTCGGCGGACACGGTGGCGCAGCATTGCGACTTCTGCGGCTCGCCCGAGCTGCTGGACTACCAGGACATCCACAGCCCCATCAAGCCCGAGTCGCTGCTGCCCGCAGTGGTCTCCCAGGAAAAGGCGTACCATTCGTTGAAAGCCTTCCTCGGTGCCCGCTGGTTTGCGCCGAACGATCTGAAGCGGCGCAATCTCGTGGACCGCATCCACCGGGTCTATCTGCCCTACTGGACCTTCGATTCCTCGGCGGAGTGCCCGTGGACCGCGGAGAGCGGCACCTACTACTATGTGACCGTGCGCGATCGCGATGCGAATGGAAACATGGTCACGCGCCAGGAACGCCGTATCCGCTGGCGTCCGGCAAGCGGCCATGTCTCGACATGGTTTGACGATGTCGTGATCTCAGGCTCACGCGGCTTGGACACGGAGCTGCTGCAGAAGCTGGAACCCTTCCCTACGAAAGATCTCGTACCTTACGAAACGCGCTACGTCTCCGGTTGGCAGGTGGAGCACTATCAGGTGCCGCTATTCGATGCCGCACGAATGGGCTTCGGCACCATGGAAGGGATGCTCCGCGAAATGTGCGGCCATGAAGTCCCCGGCGATACCTACCGGAACCTGCAGATCTACCCGGAGTTTTCAGACAAGACCTTCAAGCACATCCTCGTCCCCATCTGGTTGCTCGCTTACCAGTACCGCGGCAAGACCTGGCAAGGCGCCGTGAATGCCGTGACCGGATCAACCCATGCAAGATTCCCGATCAGCGCCTGGAAGGTGGCATTTGTCACGCTGCTCGTGATCGCAGTGATCGTGCTGATCCTGGTGCTGAGCCAACGATAG
- a CDS encoding DUF488 domain-containing protein, which yields MPKESIRTKSVHTEADKTDGLRILVARFRGRGLPKSRYDLWLPSLGPSEELLHGFLGGKISWAKFSKEYQEELWADGPVDDKNKTSKNHGQKGLLRLLRFVSQQQPVTLLCHCDEDEAHCHRHLLQKILLSSKVTL from the coding sequence ATGCCGAAGGAATCGATCAGGACCAAATCCGTGCACACGGAAGCGGATAAGACCGATGGGCTGCGGATACTTGTCGCGCGCTTCCGTGGCCGGGGTTTGCCGAAGTCACGCTACGACCTGTGGCTTCCCAGCTTGGGCCCCAGCGAGGAGCTGCTGCACGGCTTCCTCGGCGGAAAGATCTCTTGGGCGAAGTTCTCGAAAGAATACCAAGAGGAACTCTGGGCGGACGGCCCTGTGGACGACAAGAACAAGACCAGCAAGAACCACGGTCAAAAGGGTCTGCTGCGCTTGTTGCGTTTCGTCTCGCAGCAACAGCCTGTCACCCTGCTGTGCCATTGTGATGAAGATGAGGCACATTGCCACCGCCACCTGCTGCAGAAGATTCTTCTGAGCTCGAAGGTGACGCTCTGA
- the trmD gene encoding tRNA (guanosine(37)-N1)-methyltransferase TrmD — protein MRIDILTLFPEIALSPLSESIIQRARAAGLVEIQAHNIRDWSTDKHRRTDDTLCGGGQGMLMMPGPIFAAIEELRGPDTKVILMTPQGKTFKQAIARELSEEKHLILLCGHYEGVDHRVIEELVDLELSIGDYVLTNGAIAAAVVTDAIVRLLPGALGDERSHQDESFSDPNLLEAPAYTRPIDFRGLKVPEVLTSGHHAKISAWKKEKALERTRQNRPDLLGE, from the coding sequence TTGCGCATCGACATCCTTACCCTTTTTCCCGAGATCGCGCTTTCGCCGCTGAGCGAAAGCATCATCCAGCGCGCCCGGGCCGCAGGTCTCGTGGAAATCCAAGCGCACAACATCCGAGATTGGTCCACCGACAAGCATCGCCGCACCGATGATACGCTCTGCGGCGGCGGCCAAGGGATGCTCATGATGCCGGGCCCGATCTTCGCCGCCATCGAGGAACTGCGCGGACCCGATACCAAGGTGATCCTGATGACGCCCCAGGGAAAGACCTTCAAGCAGGCCATCGCCCGCGAGCTTTCCGAAGAGAAGCACCTCATCCTGCTCTGCGGTCACTACGAAGGCGTCGATCACCGGGTGATCGAGGAGTTGGTCGATCTCGAACTTTCGATCGGCGACTACGTTCTTACCAATGGAGCCATCGCCGCCGCAGTCGTGACGGATGCCATCGTGCGGCTCCTGCCCGGAGCCTTGGGCGATGAGCGTTCGCATCAGGATGAATCGTTTTCCGATCCGAATCTCCTGGAAGCGCCCGCCTACACCCGCCCCATCGATTTCCGCGGCCTGAAAGTGCCCGAGGTCCTCACCTCCGGCCACCACGCGAAAATCTCCGCTTGGAAAAAGGAAAAGGCTCTCGAGCGCACCCGCCAGAACCGGCCTGACCTGCTGGGCGAGTGA
- a CDS encoding helix-turn-helix domain-containing protein yields MSERYWKIWSQQVRSKLGTLVEIGEVRNSPGRMSRFRYLQRFALVVITRGEGHYSDEAGKESSLSTGDWILVLPELGHCYRPNYPGGWDEVYVMFEGPVFETWREEGVLSHERTTGHLGGQESWLNEFRDALLDENSSPLTRVCSFQRLLASAMEGKNKQVITAGEGNPAWFADACRLLSRPHFTAEQAAEELGMSYETFRRWFRGHSGVPPHRYHRQQIINLAASMLDTTELKSAEVARNLGFCDEAYFSRVFKKVTGRSPREYRSRQESR; encoded by the coding sequence GTGAGCGAGCGATATTGGAAAATCTGGTCGCAACAGGTCCGGTCGAAGCTTGGAACTCTGGTCGAAATTGGCGAGGTCCGCAACTCGCCAGGCCGCATGTCGCGTTTCCGCTACCTGCAGCGCTTTGCCTTGGTGGTGATTACTCGCGGGGAAGGTCATTATTCCGATGAAGCTGGAAAGGAGAGCAGCCTTTCAACGGGAGATTGGATCCTCGTCTTACCGGAGCTTGGCCACTGTTATCGACCTAACTACCCAGGCGGGTGGGACGAGGTTTATGTGATGTTCGAAGGTCCGGTCTTTGAAACCTGGCGCGAGGAAGGCGTCCTTTCCCACGAGCGCACGACCGGGCATCTGGGTGGGCAGGAGTCGTGGCTGAACGAGTTTCGAGACGCCTTGCTGGATGAGAATTCAAGTCCCCTGACCCGGGTTTGCTCTTTCCAGCGCCTCCTCGCTTCCGCGATGGAGGGGAAAAACAAGCAAGTGATCACCGCAGGCGAGGGGAATCCGGCATGGTTCGCCGATGCCTGCCGTCTGCTGTCTCGTCCTCATTTCACGGCGGAGCAGGCGGCGGAAGAGCTTGGCATGAGCTACGAGACCTTTCGTAGATGGTTCAGGGGGCATTCCGGAGTGCCTCCGCATCGTTACCATCGGCAGCAGATCATCAATCTGGCTGCAAGCATGCTCGACACCACGGAGCTGAAGTCGGCGGAGGTCGCGCGCAACTTGGGCTTCTGCGATGAAGCTTACTTCTCCCGTGTCTTCAAGAAGGTCACCGGCAGGTCGCCGAGGGAGTATCGCTCGCGACAGGAGTCGCGGTGA
- a CDS encoding PSD1 and planctomycete cytochrome C domain-containing protein — protein MRQTLLLLAASLPVLHAEEAVDFNRDIRPLLNKNCTTCHGGVKQAGEVSFIFREEVLGKGESGKQVVVPGDPAGSEMIRRIKSSDPDEKMPPPEEHPHGLEPAQIALLERWIKEGAKWGEHWSFQKPEEPPVPAVKNAGWPKADLDRLVLAKLEALNLSPSPEATPAEWFRRVSLDLIGLPPSLEEWNAFQQAAATNPQSAMEATVDRLLASPQFGERWAAMWLDLARYSDTMGFEKDPHRDIWPFRDWVIRAFNQDMPFDAFTVKQLAGDLLENPEPGDLIATGFHRNTQNNTEGGTDDEEYRTAAVMDRVNTTWTAWNATTFGCVQCHSHPYDPFPHDDYYKFMAFFDNTEDSDLNTDFPKTKMASDPAQQAESQKLEEEIRAERDGINKAALAIAEKIQSWTPVKATAATASAETGILKQHEDGAFIAGGTNPTNTVFTVQVPASRLGVLRVDILPGSDDPAKWSEFGAVITKLEIDRVLADGTRQPVKLKEVVSDFIAGPFEANGVVQGGGGFGDYPVLRGPRHGFFVAETVEDSPADAHFEIRLKHGVTCNETQSCVMRKFRITLSPDEQLTAFVMSPERASAWTKLAELQQAYGAIPGTMMPVMQERHDQATRDTRVFIRGNRMTKDHSVAPEIPSITGPPVGKEGRLTRLDMAQWMVGKENPLAARVLANRLWAELFGTGIVETQEDFGSSGLPPSNLPLLDHLALRLRDHHQWHIKPFLRELVLSASYRQTSKVSADLAARDPKNQLAARGPRQRLSAEMVRDQALLVSGLLSLKAFGPPVYPPQPEGVWRSVYSGASWKTSEGEDRYRRAVYTYSKRTSGYPAFLTFDAPTRDVCSARRISTNTPLQALVTLNDPAHIEFAQAFAKRMTGNTPAERIAAGYKMLKLEDAPAPVVETLSKLQADAMADYEKAPEESAKLAPTPAEAAMVLVANTLLNSDIALNR, from the coding sequence ATGCGCCAAACCCTGCTCCTACTCGCGGCCTCCCTACCCGTCCTCCATGCGGAGGAAGCGGTCGACTTCAATCGCGATATCCGCCCGCTACTTAACAAGAACTGCACCACCTGCCACGGCGGCGTGAAGCAGGCGGGAGAAGTGTCATTCATCTTCCGGGAGGAAGTACTGGGCAAAGGAGAGTCCGGGAAGCAGGTGGTGGTGCCAGGTGATCCGGCTGGCTCCGAAATGATCCGCAGGATCAAGAGCAGCGATCCCGACGAGAAAATGCCGCCGCCGGAAGAGCATCCCCACGGCTTGGAGCCCGCACAGATCGCGCTCCTGGAGCGCTGGATCAAGGAAGGGGCGAAATGGGGCGAGCACTGGTCTTTCCAAAAGCCGGAAGAACCGCCGGTCCCTGCCGTGAAAAACGCGGGATGGCCGAAAGCGGATCTCGACCGGCTGGTGCTGGCCAAGCTGGAAGCTCTCAATCTTTCCCCGTCCCCGGAAGCGACGCCCGCCGAGTGGTTCCGCCGCGTTTCGCTAGATCTCATTGGGCTTCCTCCCTCGCTCGAGGAGTGGAACGCGTTTCAACAAGCTGCCGCCACGAATCCACAGTCAGCGATGGAAGCGACCGTGGATCGCTTGCTCGCTTCCCCTCAATTCGGTGAACGCTGGGCCGCGATGTGGCTCGATCTTGCGCGCTACTCCGACACCATGGGATTCGAGAAGGATCCGCATCGCGACATCTGGCCCTTCCGCGACTGGGTGATCCGAGCCTTCAACCAGGACATGCCCTTCGACGCCTTCACGGTGAAGCAGCTCGCGGGTGATCTTCTGGAAAATCCGGAACCGGGCGATCTGATCGCGACCGGCTTCCATCGCAACACGCAGAACAACACCGAAGGCGGCACCGACGACGAAGAATATCGTACTGCTGCCGTTATGGATCGCGTGAACACCACTTGGACCGCGTGGAATGCGACGACCTTCGGCTGCGTGCAATGCCACTCGCATCCGTACGATCCCTTCCCTCACGACGACTACTACAAGTTCATGGCGTTCTTCGACAACACGGAGGACTCCGATCTGAACACGGATTTCCCGAAGACGAAGATGGCCTCCGATCCTGCCCAGCAGGCAGAGTCACAAAAGCTCGAGGAGGAGATCCGCGCCGAGCGCGATGGGATCAACAAGGCCGCACTCGCGATCGCGGAGAAGATCCAGAGCTGGACGCCTGTGAAAGCAACTGCCGCCACCGCGTCTGCAGAAACCGGGATACTGAAGCAGCACGAAGACGGTGCCTTCATCGCCGGAGGAACCAATCCGACCAACACCGTCTTCACGGTGCAGGTTCCAGCCAGCCGATTGGGCGTTCTACGAGTCGATATCCTGCCCGGGAGCGATGATCCCGCAAAGTGGAGTGAATTCGGTGCGGTCATCACCAAACTGGAGATCGACCGCGTGCTCGCCGATGGCACCCGCCAGCCCGTGAAGCTGAAGGAGGTAGTGAGCGATTTCATCGCCGGCCCCTTTGAAGCGAACGGCGTCGTGCAGGGTGGCGGCGGTTTCGGGGACTACCCGGTGCTGCGCGGTCCACGCCATGGCTTCTTCGTCGCAGAAACCGTGGAGGACTCGCCCGCCGATGCGCACTTCGAGATCCGCCTGAAACATGGCGTCACCTGCAACGAGACGCAGAGCTGCGTGATGAGGAAGTTCCGGATCACCCTTTCGCCGGATGAACAGCTCACCGCTTTCGTCATGTCTCCGGAGCGAGCTTCGGCATGGACGAAGCTGGCCGAACTCCAACAAGCCTATGGCGCAATTCCGGGAACCATGATGCCGGTGATGCAGGAGCGTCACGACCAAGCCACCCGCGATACACGCGTTTTCATCCGCGGCAACCGGATGACCAAAGATCATTCCGTGGCTCCTGAGATTCCCTCGATCACGGGTCCGCCCGTCGGCAAGGAGGGACGGCTCACTCGCCTCGATATGGCGCAATGGATGGTTGGAAAGGAGAACCCGCTCGCCGCCCGTGTCTTGGCCAACCGCTTGTGGGCGGAACTCTTCGGCACCGGAATCGTGGAAACCCAGGAAGACTTCGGCAGCTCCGGCTTGCCGCCTTCCAACCTGCCTTTGCTGGATCACCTCGCCCTGCGCCTGCGCGATCATCATCAGTGGCACATCAAGCCTTTCCTTCGGGAATTGGTACTATCCGCATCGTACCGGCAGACTTCGAAGGTCTCAGCGGATCTCGCTGCCCGCGATCCGAAGAACCAGCTTGCCGCCCGCGGGCCGCGCCAGCGGCTTTCCGCGGAGATGGTGCGCGATCAGGCACTGCTCGTCTCGGGCCTGCTTTCGCTCAAAGCCTTCGGCCCGCCTGTCTATCCACCCCAACCGGAGGGTGTCTGGCGCTCCGTCTATAGCGGCGCCTCTTGGAAGACTTCTGAAGGAGAAGACCGTTATCGCCGGGCAGTCTACACTTACTCGAAGCGGACCAGCGGTTACCCCGCCTTCCTGACCTTCGACGCACCGACACGCGACGTCTGCTCGGCACGACGCATCTCGACAAACACGCCTCTTCAAGCGCTGGTCACGCTCAACGACCCGGCCCACATCGAGTTCGCCCAAGCTTTCGCCAAGCGCATGACCGGCAATACCCCGGCTGAACGGATCGCCGCGGGCTACAAGATGTTGAAGCTCGAAGATGCGCCGGCACCGGTCGTGGAAACCCTGTCCAAGCTGCAAGCCGACGCCATGGCAGACTACGAGAAAGCTCCCGAAGAATCCGCGAAGCTCGCGCCCACCCCTGCCGAAGCCGCCATGGTGCTGGTCGCGAACACGCTCCTGAACTCCGACATCGCGCTCAACCGCTAG
- a CDS encoding DUF1501 domain-containing protein yields the protein MNLFQQLHHDRAQFLTRRHFLRNSSMSLGGLWFATQGHAAPLHKDPANPLLPDLAHFAPKAKRVIYLHMAGAPSQLELFDHKPELSKLDGKECPKEFIEGKQFAFIQGVPKMLGSQFPFHQAGQSGQWISDRMPHFEQMIDDVCFIKSMWTDQFNHGPAQLLLHTGSQIPGSPSAGAWSTYGLGSENANLPGFIVLTSGGKNPDAGKSVWGAGYLPSVYQGVQCRSQGEPVLYLSNPDGVSQALRRRTLDALNNLNQRVSTEVGDPETVTRIAQYEMAFRMQIHASDAFDLKNEPESIHQLYGTKPGQESFANNCLLARRLAERGVRYIQLFDWGWDSHGTDPGTDLKQGFVSKCNEIDKPIGALLKDLKQRGLLDETLVIWSGEFGRTPMRENRGGVEMPFVGRDHHTGAFTLWMAGGGVKRGFSYGETDPVGYTASINKVSAHDFHATMLTLLGYDHKKLTYPFQGLEQRLSNVTKPSRVVKEVIA from the coding sequence ATGAATCTCTTCCAGCAGCTTCATCACGACCGCGCGCAGTTCCTCACGCGGCGCCATTTCTTGAGGAATTCCTCGATGAGTCTGGGCGGCCTGTGGTTCGCGACCCAAGGGCACGCGGCCCCCTTGCACAAGGACCCGGCGAATCCCTTGTTGCCCGACCTCGCCCACTTTGCACCTAAGGCCAAGCGGGTGATCTACCTGCACATGGCAGGCGCACCAAGCCAGCTTGAGCTCTTCGATCACAAGCCGGAGCTTTCAAAGTTGGACGGCAAGGAGTGCCCGAAGGAATTCATCGAAGGCAAGCAGTTCGCCTTCATCCAAGGGGTGCCAAAGATGCTCGGCTCCCAGTTTCCCTTCCACCAAGCGGGACAGAGCGGGCAGTGGATCTCCGATCGCATGCCGCACTTCGAGCAGATGATTGACGATGTCTGCTTTATCAAGTCGATGTGGACGGACCAGTTCAACCACGGTCCGGCCCAGTTGCTCCTGCATACCGGAAGCCAGATTCCGGGATCGCCCTCGGCAGGCGCCTGGTCGACCTATGGGCTCGGCTCGGAGAATGCGAACCTGCCAGGCTTCATCGTGCTGACCTCCGGCGGGAAGAATCCGGACGCCGGGAAATCGGTGTGGGGAGCAGGCTATCTTCCCAGTGTATACCAGGGCGTGCAGTGCCGCTCGCAAGGAGAGCCGGTTCTTTACCTCTCGAACCCCGATGGTGTCTCGCAGGCGCTACGCCGCCGCACCCTTGATGCACTCAACAATCTGAACCAACGGGTCTCCACGGAAGTCGGCGACCCGGAAACGGTCACCCGCATCGCCCAGTACGAGATGGCGTTCCGGATGCAAATCCATGCTTCGGACGCCTTCGACCTGAAGAACGAGCCGGAATCCATCCACCAACTCTACGGCACCAAGCCGGGACAGGAATCCTTCGCCAACAACTGCCTTCTGGCCCGCCGCCTCGCCGAGCGCGGGGTCCGCTACATCCAACTCTTCGACTGGGGCTGGGATTCACACGGCACCGACCCGGGCACTGATCTCAAGCAGGGCTTCGTCAGTAAATGCAATGAGATCGACAAGCCGATCGGAGCGCTACTGAAAGACCTCAAGCAACGCGGGTTGCTCGATGAGACCTTGGTCATTTGGAGCGGTGAATTCGGCCGCACCCCGATGCGCGAGAACCGTGGCGGGGTCGAGATGCCCTTCGTCGGCCGCGATCACCACACAGGTGCCTTCACGCTGTGGATGGCCGGCGGCGGTGTGAAACGCGGTTTCTCCTACGGCGAGACGGATCCGGTCGGCTACACGGCCTCGATCAACAAGGTGAGTGCGCACGATTTCCACGCGACCATGTTGACCCTGCTCGGCTACGATCACAAGAAGCTCACCTATCCCTTCCAAGGGCTGGAGCAGCGGCTCTCGAACGTCACCAAACCTTCCCGGGTGGTGAAAGAGGTGATCGCCTAG